CTCCGCTCCGGCGCCAACGACCTCGGCGGCACGCTGATGGAGGAGACGATCTCGCGGATGGCGGGTTCGTCGTACGGCTCCTACAAGTCGGTCCGTGACCTGGTGGCCGTCGCCGAGGCGGCGGGCCGCCCCGCAAGGCCGCGTACGACCCTGTACGGCGAGGTGTCCGAGGAGCGCCGGCGGGCGGCCGCGGCCTCGGACGGCCACCTGCCCGAGCTGCTGCCGGTACTGGACTGACGAAGAGCCCACCGCGGGGGTCGGTACGATGATCCGACCCCCGCTGGAGGGGTGCCTTAGCTGAGGAGATGCGTGCCGTGCCTGCTCCCAAGGTATGGGTGACCGGTCTGACGGTGGGAGCGATAGCCGCCGTCACCGCCCTCGCCGTGCAGGCAGAGAAGGGGCCGCACCCCACGGCCGCGAAGGCCCGCCCGAGCGCGTCGGCGGCGGCGGGCGCGAGTCCCGCACCGACGAAGTCCCCCGCGCCGGCGGTCGTGCCGGACAGCTCCGGCACGGGCCGCCGGGTCGTCTACTCCCTGGGGAAGAAGCGGGTCTGGCTGGTCGACGCGAGCGACGCGTCCCGCCGTACCTTCGCCGTCTGGCCGGGCACGGTGAGCCCGGACCCCGGCAGCTACGCGGTGTCGTCCCGCAGCATGGCCACCACCGGCTCGGACGGCGTGCAGATCGAGAACATCATCTACTTCGCCGCGAAGTCCGGCATCTCCATCGCCTTCTCCAACGCCGTCGACGGCTCCTCGCCCCCGCCCGCCGGCGACAAGCAGACCGGCGGCATCCGGATGCGCGCGGCCGACGGCGCGGCGCTGTGGAAGTTCGGCGAGGCGGGTACGTCGGTGGTCGTGGTGAAGTAACCGTCCGCTGCATCCTTCGATGTACGGCAGGTTCCCCTTCGCTCATGACGATCCGGGGAGATACCGCCGAGACGATGAGGGCATGACGCACACGGACGCGCGAGTCCCGCAGACACCGCAGGCCACGCCCGCCGGACGCCGGCTTCCGCTCCTCGACGTACTGCGCGGCGTGGCCATCCTGGGCACCCTCATGACCAACGTGTGGATCTTCACCGGTCCTGGCGCGGAATGGGGAGCCCTGGAGTCCGGGATGGCCACGGGACCCGTCGAAAGCACCTTCGGCGTGCTCGCGAACGGCAAGTTCCTGTCCCTGCTGACGATCCTGTTCGGGGTCGGCCTGGCCATCCAGTACGACTCGGCGAAGCGGCGCGGACAGCCGTGGCCGGGCCGCTACCGGTGGCGGGCACTGTTCCTGTTCGCCGAGGGCACGGTGCACTTCGTGCTGGTCTTCGCCTGGGACGTACTGATGGGGTACGCCGTCACCGCACTGCTCGTCGCCTGGCTGCTGACCCGCTCGGAACGGGCGCAGCGGCGGGTGATGTGGTGGGCGGCGGGCATCCACCTGACGCTGATGGTCCTGCTGACGGCGGCGATCGCGGCGGCCGGCGACGGCACCGACGACGGCACGGTCTCCCGGGAGGTCGTGGACCTGTACGCCCACGGAAGCTACCTGGACCAGATCGCCTTCCGGCTGGAGAACGCGCTCGCGCTGCGCATGGAACCGGTCCTGACCTTCTTCCTCCTGCTCTTTTTGTTCCTGCTGGGCGTACGGCTGTTCCGGGCGGGCGCGTTCGGTGCGGACGAGACCGGACGCCGGCTGCGCTCCCGCCTCCTGGCCTGGGGGATCGGCCTCGGCCTGCCCCTCAACGCGGCGGCGGCGCTGGCCGGCCCGGACCTGTTCCTGCTCGCCAGGTACGGCACCGCCCCGCTGCTGGCCCTCGGCTACATCGGCCTGGTCGGTGCCGTGGTGGACCGGGTACGGAGGCCGGGCCCGCTGATGACGGGCCTGACCTCCGTGGGCCGGACGGCGCTGTCCGGTTACGTCCTGCAGAACGCGCTGTGCGTGCTCATCTCCTACGGCATCGGGCTGGGCCTCGCGGAACGGCTCGACGGCACGGGCCCCTGGTGGGTCGTGGCGCTGTGGGCCACGGTCTGCGCGGTCCTCATGGCGGGCTCCACGCTGTGGCTGCGGCGGTTCTCGACAGGGCCCCTGGAATCGGTCCAGAAATGGGCCCTGCGCCGCTGATCCCCGTCAGACGTCGGCCCGTTGCGCCGGCCCGAACGGCAGGTGGTTGACGATCAGCACGACACCGCTGAACAGGAACACCCGCGTCGCCGCGTCCAGCCCGTTCCAGTCTCCGGACTGCCACATGGAGAACCACTCGCCGCCGATCGCGATGAACCCGGCGCCGAACAGCAGCATCAGCATGAGCAGGCCGTACGTGGAGAAGCGGCGGGCACGGTGGTCGTCGCGGCGGAACCAGAGCCAGGTGCCGTATATGAGGACGAGGGCGGCGAGGGTCTCCCAGACGATGATCGCGACGTACGCCGCGTCCTGAAGTCCCTTGCTGGTGACGGCTCTCCACATCAGGTCGTCGTCCTTGAACGTGGTGTCCATCGCCAGGACGTGCCGCACGAACTGCTGGTTCGTCCCGAAGTCGGTGATGTTCCCGAAGGCCACGAGAGCGATGTAGAGGGCGACCGCCGCGGTGAGCAGGGTGGCGGCGAGGTGGAGGGCGGGGCGTGGGGGTGTGGATGACATGGTGGTCATCTTCCCGGCTGGCCGCTTCACCGGGTAGGCATTGAGTCAGCTGAGGCGGCTGTCCTGGCACCCGGACCTCTGCGAGACTTCCCGATGAACCGGCTTACGGGGGTGGGCGGATGGGATCGGCACGGCCGTCGATGCAGGAGCTGATCGAGCGGCGCAAACGCGGGGGCTTCATCGGCCGACGGGCCGAGATCGATCGCTTCCGGACCAACTTCGACGTCCCGTTGGACGACGAACGGCACAGTTTCGTCTTCCACATCCACGGTATGGCGGGTGTCGGGAAGTCCTCGCTGCTGCAGGAGTTGAGGCAGGTCGCGACCCAGCGTCAGGCGATCACCGCCACGTTGGACGAGACCGTGAACAGCGTGCCGGAGGCCATGGCCGCGATCAGTGCCCAGTTCGCCGCCCAGGGCTTTGAGCTGAAGGCCCTGGACAAAATGCTGTCCACCTACCGCCAGCGGCGCCACGAGGCGGAACTCGCCTCAGCCGCGGCAGAACCCGGTGCGGGCGCCGCATCTCCGTCGGCGGGCAGCATGGCCGTGGCTCAGGCGGGGCTGATCGGTCTCGGCATGGTGCCCGGGGTGGGGGCGTTCGCGGGAGCCGTCGACCCGGCCCAGGTGGCCCACCAGGCGGATCGGTTGAGAGCGGCGATCAGCCCTCGTCTCCGTGATCACGACGATGTGCAGCTCGTGCTGGAGCCGGTCAAGGTGTTGTCGCCCGTGTTCGTGGCGGAGCTCAACCGGCTCGCGGGTGCCAAGCCCTGGATCGTGCTGTTCTTCGACACCTACGAACGGACGGCACCGTTCCTGGATCCCTGGCTCGCGGACGTGATCGTGAATGGCCGTTACGGCAGTCCCCCGGGGAACGCGGTCTTCGCCCTCGCAGGACAGCACGGTCCGGATCCGTCCTGTTGGAGGGACTTCACGGGCTACATGACGGAGGACGCCCTCGACCCCTTCACCGAATCCGAAGTACGCCAACTGCTCGCGTCCAAAGGCGTGGTGGAGGAACAGGTCGTACGGGACGTACTGGAGCTGTCCGACTGCCTGCCGGTGCTGGTCAAGACGCTCGCGGAGCATGCGCACAACGACCCGGGCACGGTGTCCGATCCGGCTGCCACCGCCGTTGAACGGTTCCTGTGGTGGGAGCAGGACCCGGAGCTGCGAAAGGCGGCTCTCGCCTGCGCGTTCCCGCGCCGCCTGGACGAGGACGTCTTCCGTGCGGCGGTGGACGCGGAAGCGGTGGCGTCGTACGCGTGGTTGCGCCGCCTTCCCTTCGCGAGCGACCGGGCAGGGCGGGTGCTCTACCACGATGTGGTCCGCAAGATGATGCTCAGGCTCCAGCGGACAAGGTCGCCCCATCGGTGGTCGGCACGCCACGAGCACCTCGCGCAGACCTACGGCCAGTGGCGGGCGGAGATCGCGGACGGCCGGGGCCCGGACGAGCTGTGGGCCGACGAGGTCTGGCGTGAACTGCGGGCGGAGGAGGTCTACCACGACCTGTGCGCCCGCCCCCGGGCAGCCGTGCCGGACGTGCTCGGAGACATCGTCGATGCCTGCCGCACCGACGCGGCGGCGGTGCGGGTCTGCGCGCAGGCCCTGTGCGACGCCGGGGAGCAGACCGAAACCGAGGAGACGGCCGCCTGGGGGCGAGAGCTGCTCTCGGCACTCACGCAGGAGGCCAACGGGGTTCTGGCGGCGCTCGGAGTCCTGCTGGAAGGCGGGGGGCTCAGCATGCCGAAACGGGCCGAGGCGCACTGCATACGAGCCCAACTGCTGCGCCGGTCCCGTGAGTACGAGCGTGCACTGGCCGAGTGCCATCGTGCCGTCGCCCTCGATGCGGATTCTGCGACGGCACACTATGAACGCGGCGTCACACTGTCGATACTCGGCGATCAGACAGCCGCTCTCGCCGAGCTCGACCGTGCCGATCAGCTGCGCCCCGACGACCGGGCGATCCTGTTCGAACGCGGGGATGTCCTGCAAGAGCTGGAACGCCACGAGGATGCCTTGGCGGTCTTCGACCACATGCTGCTCCTCGACCAGGTGGACGCCGTGGCCTGGGCCTGCCGCGCGTACAGCAAGCACGTCCTGGGCGACGACGACGAAGCGCTCGCCGGCTTCGGCCGGTCGCTGGAGATCAACGACAAGTACCTGTGGGCGCTGGTGCACCGGGCCGAGGTGTACCGGAGCCTGGCCAGGCTCGACGAGTCGTTCGCCGATCTGGACCGGGCGGTGGAGATCTCCGCCGACAGCGCCTGGATCGCCTCGGAGCGTGGTGACGCCTACCGGTTGGTCGGGCGGTACGAGGATGCCGTCGAGGAACTAGGGCGGGCCTGCGCCCTCGAGCCCGAGCATGCTTCCGCGCACGCGGGGCGTGGCTACGCGCTCGCCGCTCTGCACCGTGTCGAAGAGGCTCGTACGGCCTTCGATCGTGCTGTCGAGATCGAGCCCGACTATGTGTGGGCGCTGGTGCAGCGCGCCCAGTTGAGGCAAGGCACAGGAGATGAGCGGGGCCGTTGGGCCGACCTGGACCGGGCGGTCGAGGCCGACGGGGGCGTCTGGGCGCTCGTGGTACGTGGCATCGCGCACTGGGAGGAGGATCAGAACGCGGAGTCCCTCGCCGACTACGACCTGGCTCTGGAACGCGATGCCGACAACGGCCGTCTCCGGGCTCTGCGCGGCTCTGTGCTGATGGATCTGGGGAGGGACACCGAGGCCTACGCCGAGTTCGACAGGGCCGTGGAACTCGGCCACGACCATGCGGATGTCCTGACCAGGAGAAGCAGGGCCCATCGGAAGCGCTGGAGGTTCCGCGAGGCGCTCCAGGACGTCGAGGAAGCCCTTGCCGTCGAGCCGGGCCGAGCGAGCCTGCACAACGACCGGGCAGAGGTTCACATAGCGGTGGGAGATCTCTCCTCGGCGCGCACGAGCCTCGACCGGTGCGTCGCGGCGGAGGCGGGCAACGCCTACGCCCACAGCAGGATCGTGGACGTGCTGACACTGTCCGGCCGTTACGACGAGGCGTTGCGGGTTCTGGACGCCCATCGGGTGATGCTGCGACAGTACGACGCCGTTGAGGCCGCGAGACAGCTGTGGTTCGCCGAGGCACTGGCCGGCAGGTGGCAGCGCGCGCGTCGCGAGGCGGAGTGGCTGTACGTGACCGACATCCGGTACGGGGCACACACGATGGCCATGGCCGTAGGGCTGCAGGACGGCGCGCGTGACGCGGAGCCCTTGTGGGATGAAGCCCGGCGCAGAGGCCCTCGGGCAGGCACGGCCGCGTACCGGAATCTGGAGTTGGCTCTGGTCAGCTGGGGACGCGGCAGGTGGACCGTGGGCGATCAGCTGTACGCCGAGGGCATTGCGCTGTACCCCGACTGGGAGGATCTGACGAACCTCCTGGACGGGCTGGTGCTTCTGGCGCGCTTCCCCGGTGTCGAGTACGCCCTGCTGGGCCCCCGCCTGTCCCGGGTGGCCGGCGAGCGCGACTTGTTCCGGGCTCGCCATGGGTGAAACTGACTGGTCGGGTCGATTTCGGTCACATTCCGCATACCGATCCGCCCTCTGAACCGACCGTCCCCGGTCGATTACAGTGGCGAACTGTCGTACGGACGGAACGCTGTCACGGGGAGGTCTGGATGAGTGCGACCGCCGGCGCTGTCTGGGGCCGGACCGAGCAGCAGGACTTCCGC
The DNA window shown above is from Streptomyces chartreusis and carries:
- a CDS encoding DUF418 domain-containing protein; translation: MTHTDARVPQTPQATPAGRRLPLLDVLRGVAILGTLMTNVWIFTGPGAEWGALESGMATGPVESTFGVLANGKFLSLLTILFGVGLAIQYDSAKRRGQPWPGRYRWRALFLFAEGTVHFVLVFAWDVLMGYAVTALLVAWLLTRSERAQRRVMWWAAGIHLTLMVLLTAAIAAAGDGTDDGTVSREVVDLYAHGSYLDQIAFRLENALALRMEPVLTFFLLLFLFLLGVRLFRAGAFGADETGRRLRSRLLAWGIGLGLPLNAAAALAGPDLFLLARYGTAPLLALGYIGLVGAVVDRVRRPGPLMTGLTSVGRTALSGYVLQNALCVLISYGIGLGLAERLDGTGPWWVVALWATVCAVLMAGSTLWLRRFSTGPLESVQKWALRR
- a CDS encoding DUF2165 domain-containing protein, which translates into the protein MSSTPPRPALHLAATLLTAAVALYIALVAFGNITDFGTNQQFVRHVLAMDTTFKDDDLMWRAVTSKGLQDAAYVAIIVWETLAALVLIYGTWLWFRRDDHRARRFSTYGLLMLMLLFGAGFIAIGGEWFSMWQSGDWNGLDAATRVFLFSGVVLIVNHLPFGPAQRADV
- a CDS encoding tetratricopeptide repeat protein → MGSARPSMQELIERRKRGGFIGRRAEIDRFRTNFDVPLDDERHSFVFHIHGMAGVGKSSLLQELRQVATQRQAITATLDETVNSVPEAMAAISAQFAAQGFELKALDKMLSTYRQRRHEAELASAAAEPGAGAASPSAGSMAVAQAGLIGLGMVPGVGAFAGAVDPAQVAHQADRLRAAISPRLRDHDDVQLVLEPVKVLSPVFVAELNRLAGAKPWIVLFFDTYERTAPFLDPWLADVIVNGRYGSPPGNAVFALAGQHGPDPSCWRDFTGYMTEDALDPFTESEVRQLLASKGVVEEQVVRDVLELSDCLPVLVKTLAEHAHNDPGTVSDPAATAVERFLWWEQDPELRKAALACAFPRRLDEDVFRAAVDAEAVASYAWLRRLPFASDRAGRVLYHDVVRKMMLRLQRTRSPHRWSARHEHLAQTYGQWRAEIADGRGPDELWADEVWRELRAEEVYHDLCARPRAAVPDVLGDIVDACRTDAAAVRVCAQALCDAGEQTETEETAAWGRELLSALTQEANGVLAALGVLLEGGGLSMPKRAEAHCIRAQLLRRSREYERALAECHRAVALDADSATAHYERGVTLSILGDQTAALAELDRADQLRPDDRAILFERGDVLQELERHEDALAVFDHMLLLDQVDAVAWACRAYSKHVLGDDDEALAGFGRSLEINDKYLWALVHRAEVYRSLARLDESFADLDRAVEISADSAWIASERGDAYRLVGRYEDAVEELGRACALEPEHASAHAGRGYALAALHRVEEARTAFDRAVEIEPDYVWALVQRAQLRQGTGDERGRWADLDRAVEADGGVWALVVRGIAHWEEDQNAESLADYDLALERDADNGRLRALRGSVLMDLGRDTEAYAEFDRAVELGHDHADVLTRRSRAHRKRWRFREALQDVEEALAVEPGRASLHNDRAEVHIAVGDLSSARTSLDRCVAAEAGNAYAHSRIVDVLTLSGRYDEALRVLDAHRVMLRQYDAVEAARQLWFAEALAGRWQRARREAEWLYVTDIRYGAHTMAMAVGLQDGARDAEPLWDEARRRGPRAGTAAYRNLELALVSWGRGRWTVGDQLYAEGIALYPDWEDLTNLLDGLVLLARFPGVEYALLGPRLSRVAGERDLFRARHG